The following are from one region of the Caldalkalibacillus thermarum genome:
- a CDS encoding ATP-binding protein yields the protein MTILPKTLFYYQYGQLLFFSNPYDLARKLKNGIEAIEQGGTLKVELKTKADQAVIKITDTGKGMSKEQVKRLGTPYYSIKNKGTGLGTMVVYSIMKVMRGEVKVDSELGKGTTFTLMIPLAQKSRHSYEIEKLSH from the coding sequence TTGACCATACTTCCGAAAACTTTGTTTTACTATCAGTATGGTCAACTATTATTTTTCTCAAACCCATATGATTTAGCGAGGAAGCTTAAAAATGGCATTGAAGCGATAGAGCAGGGTGGAACCCTAAAGGTAGAATTAAAAACAAAGGCTGATCAAGCGGTCATTAAGATCACTGATACAGGAAAAGGGATGTCAAAGGAGCAAGTTAAAAGGTTAGGGACACCCTACTATTCTATCAAGAATAAGGGGACTGGTTTAGGCACCATGGTTGTCTATAGTATTATGAAGGTGATGCGAGGAGAAGTGAAAGTGGATAGTGAATTGGGAAAAGGGACTACGTTTACGCTTATGATTCCTTTGGCTCAAAAATCGAGGCATTCATATGAAATAGAGAAGCTGTCCCATTAG